One Alicyclobacillus acidoterrestris DNA window includes the following coding sequences:
- a CDS encoding IS256 family transposase gives MAYTDKIALLELIRKIGLEDGDVDFLKEGLRVLTQAVMDAEVSSLIGAERYERTNKRSNSRNGHRDREWDTRVGTIDLQIPKLRRGSYFPSILEPRRKAEKALLSVVQEAYVHGVSTRKVDELVESMGIQGISKSEVSRICKELDDVVQDFKNRPLEGTYPYLWLDATFPKVREGGRVQSMAFVIAIGVRATGEREVLGFDIGTSEDGSFWLTFIRSLVARGLRGVQLAISDAHEGLRSAIASALTGATWQRCRVHTMRNILSQVPRTSQAMVSSIVRTIFAQPTQEAAKQQLAVVVEQLQGKFPKAMDVLERAEEDVLAYMAFPKEHWKQICSTNPLERLNRELRRRFDVVGIFPNRDSVIRLGGAILQEQNDEWIVARRYFSRESMARLTGTQEQELLAPTSVLHK, from the coding sequence ATGGCTTATACGGATAAGATCGCACTTTTGGAGTTGATTCGCAAGATCGGATTAGAAGATGGTGATGTGGACTTTTTGAAGGAGGGTCTGAGAGTCCTTACGCAGGCAGTGATGGATGCTGAGGTCAGCTCGCTTATCGGTGCTGAACGCTACGAGCGTACTAACAAGCGCAGTAATAGTCGAAATGGACACCGTGATAGAGAGTGGGACACTCGTGTTGGAACGATTGATCTGCAGATTCCTAAGCTTCGTAGAGGGAGTTACTTCCCCAGTATTCTGGAACCCAGGAGAAAAGCTGAGAAGGCGCTTTTATCGGTTGTTCAAGAGGCCTATGTGCATGGTGTGAGTACCCGCAAGGTGGATGAGTTGGTTGAATCCATGGGGATTCAGGGAATCAGCAAGAGTGAAGTATCTCGCATCTGTAAGGAGCTAGATGACGTTGTGCAGGACTTCAAGAACCGTCCGCTTGAAGGAACGTATCCATATTTGTGGTTGGATGCGACGTTTCCCAAGGTCCGTGAGGGCGGACGTGTCCAGAGTATGGCGTTTGTGATTGCCATTGGGGTGAGAGCCACCGGTGAGAGAGAGGTATTGGGATTTGACATTGGTACCAGTGAGGACGGCTCGTTCTGGCTGACTTTCATCCGTAGTCTTGTTGCACGTGGTCTGCGAGGCGTTCAGTTGGCGATAAGCGATGCCCATGAAGGACTACGTAGTGCCATTGCATCTGCTTTAACAGGAGCTACCTGGCAGAGATGCCGAGTTCACACCATGCGTAACATCTTGAGTCAGGTACCCAGGACGTCACAGGCGATGGTCTCGTCCATTGTCCGGACGATATTCGCTCAGCCAACGCAGGAGGCAGCTAAACAACAACTTGCTGTTGTCGTAGAACAGCTCCAGGGAAAGTTTCCGAAGGCGATGGATGTCCTAGAACGTGCAGAGGAAGACGTACTTGCCTACATGGCATTTCCAAAGGAGCACTGGAAGCAAATCTGCTCCACAAACCCGCTGGAACGTTTAAACCGTGAACTGCGGCGACGCTTTGACGTGGTTGGCATCTTTCCAAATCGGGATTCCGTGATACGACTTGGTGGAGCCATTCTCCAGGAGCAAAACGATGAGTGGATCGTTGCACGGCGATACTTTAGCAGAGAGTCGATGGCGAGACTGACGGGAACTCAGGAACAAGAGTTACTGGCACCGACGTCTGTTTTACATAAATGA
- a CDS encoding ABC transporter substrate-binding protein, with amino-acid sequence MIDNWREKIRQFAGKRMGKVALLGASVVAFVIPLAGCGTTGANGGGKSNTIVIGGKNFTEQDIMADMLADLIQKDTNLKVVKKRWLDSNVLWNAEKNGDVDVYVEYTGTGLVNILHDPVNTDPDKVFQTVKQQFEQKYHITWLNPIGFQNTYAMAMTQKEAKQLGVTTVSQMAAKSKNLVLGTEQDFISRSDGLSAMNKVYGTDFKSVKSMEIGLKYKALVSGDVDVIDAFSTDGNIPANHLVLLKDDKHLFPPYYACPIIRDSVLKAHPELKAVLNKLSGKITDEDMQKLNEQVDLDHKNAADVAKTWLEQNGLL; translated from the coding sequence TCAGTTTGCAGGAAAGCGGATGGGGAAGGTGGCGCTACTGGGGGCGTCGGTCGTCGCTTTTGTGATTCCGCTCGCGGGGTGCGGCACAACGGGCGCAAACGGCGGCGGAAAGTCTAACACGATTGTGATTGGCGGGAAGAACTTTACGGAACAAGACATCATGGCAGATATGCTCGCAGATTTGATTCAAAAGGACACCAATCTGAAGGTCGTCAAAAAGCGCTGGCTCGACAGCAACGTCCTGTGGAATGCCGAAAAGAACGGCGACGTGGACGTCTACGTGGAGTATACCGGAACCGGCTTAGTCAATATCCTGCACGACCCAGTGAATACAGACCCGGATAAGGTATTCCAGACGGTGAAGCAGCAGTTTGAGCAGAAGTACCATATCACATGGTTGAACCCGATTGGATTCCAGAACACCTATGCCATGGCGATGACTCAAAAAGAGGCGAAACAGCTTGGCGTCACCACCGTCTCGCAAATGGCGGCCAAGTCGAAAAACCTAGTCTTGGGTACAGAGCAGGACTTTATTTCGCGCTCGGACGGCTTGTCGGCGATGAACAAGGTATACGGCACGGACTTCAAGTCCGTGAAGTCGATGGAGATTGGACTGAAGTACAAGGCACTGGTGAGCGGTGACGTCGACGTCATCGACGCATTCTCCACAGACGGCAACATTCCAGCCAACCACCTGGTGCTCCTCAAGGACGACAAGCACTTGTTCCCACCGTATTACGCGTGCCCGATTATCCGCGACAGCGTGCTCAAGGCGCACCCAGAGTTAAAGGCAGTCCTCAATAAGCTATCCGGTAAAATTACGGACGAAGACATGCAGAAACTCAACGAACAGGTCGATCTCGACCACAAAAACGCCGCCGACGTAGCCAAAACGTGGCTCGAGCAAAACGGGCTGCTGTAG
- a CDS encoding sigma-54 interaction domain-containing protein, with translation MHSVKDGIISTNELEQITTVNDAAQRFLQIPREELIGRQMSHVTSVKELIGPEDFQNKIVQIGNLKLNTNKTSISQGNNKVGNVITFQDITEIQKIEQKYRLENETKGFTAKNYFHNIVGSSLIIQRTIEQAKKFALSDSTVLILGQTGTGKELFAQSIHNHSKRKSFPFLAINCAALPEALLESELFGYEDGAFTGASKKGKKGLFEIAHNGTIFLDEINSISPYFQARLLRVLQEKEVVRIGGNRVIPVNIRVIAASNEDLFNLVKANKFRPDLYYRINVLQLGLPSLRDRSEDIFPLTQQFLLHQNSELYHKLGPFLEHLCQELQKYQFPGNVRELYNILERFSVLCGLSDNFNLDTANQILADCMQQTSPINRNTKVEFNLQDDYKDTMVEAERAVP, from the coding sequence ATACACTCCGTAAAAGACGGTATTATTTCCACAAACGAGTTAGAACAGATCACAACAGTCAATGATGCAGCTCAAAGGTTTTTACAAATTCCACGAGAAGAGTTAATCGGAAGGCAAATGTCACACGTAACTTCTGTAAAGGAACTGATAGGCCCAGAAGATTTCCAGAACAAAATCGTACAAATCGGAAATTTGAAACTCAACACAAACAAGACGTCCATTTCACAAGGCAACAATAAAGTTGGCAATGTGATTACGTTTCAGGACATCACGGAAATACAGAAAATTGAACAAAAATATCGATTGGAAAACGAAACAAAGGGTTTCACTGCCAAAAACTACTTCCACAATATTGTAGGTTCCAGTCTAATCATACAACGTACTATTGAACAAGCAAAAAAATTTGCACTGTCAGATTCCACCGTCTTAATTCTGGGACAAACAGGTACTGGCAAAGAATTATTTGCTCAAAGTATTCACAATCACAGCAAAAGAAAATCTTTTCCGTTTTTGGCCATCAATTGTGCGGCATTGCCTGAGGCATTATTAGAAAGTGAACTCTTCGGATATGAGGACGGGGCGTTCACCGGTGCATCTAAAAAAGGAAAAAAAGGACTCTTTGAAATCGCGCATAATGGCACTATTTTCTTAGACGAAATCAACTCCATTTCCCCCTACTTCCAGGCAAGATTGTTACGAGTGCTTCAAGAAAAAGAGGTCGTTCGAATTGGTGGAAACAGAGTAATTCCTGTGAACATAAGAGTTATCGCAGCAAGCAACGAGGATTTGTTCAATTTAGTAAAGGCTAATAAATTTCGTCCAGATTTGTACTATCGAATTAACGTCCTGCAACTCGGCCTTCCTTCACTCCGTGATCGATCTGAAGACATCTTTCCACTTACTCAACAGTTTTTGTTACATCAGAATAGCGAGCTGTACCATAAACTAGGTCCTTTCCTGGAACACTTGTGTCAGGAGTTGCAAAAATATCAATTCCCAGGTAATGTAAGAGAACTGTATAACATTCTCGAAAGATTTTCAGTTTTATGCGGATTAAGTGATAACTTCAATTTAGACACTGCCAATCAGATACTAGCAGACTGTATGCAACAGACGTCGCCGATTAATAGAAATACAAAAGTCGAGTTTAATCTTCAAGATGATTACAAAGATACCATGGTAGAAGCCGAGAGGGCTGTCCCGTGA
- a CDS encoding helix-turn-helix domain-containing protein, translating into MFQGDKSSLAKHIGMSRTTLYRKLKDLHIR; encoded by the coding sequence ATGTTTCAAGGTGACAAGTCATCTCTCGCAAAGCACATTGGAATGAGTCGTACAACCCTGTATAGAAAGTTAAAGGATCTTCATATTCGGTAA